A region of Nitrospira sp. SG-bin1 DNA encodes the following proteins:
- a CDS encoding biotin synthase BioB, translated as MSYMTWADKALHDQPLTTEECHAVLTAPDNDLLALLHAAFQVRSTYFGRTVRLQMLQNAKSGACQEDCHYCSQSSISTAPIERYNLLPQKKMIDGARQAAASKAQRYCIVISGRSPLDREIDEIAGAVRSIKQEIPIQICCSLGLMSESQAKRLKAAGVDRVNHNLNTSEAFHASICTTHTFQDRLATIKNARAAGLEICSGGIVGMGEKDEDVIELAMALRDVKPDSIPLNTLHPVVGTPLENCDQLTPQRCLKVLCLFRFLHPKTEIRIAGGREHNLRSLQPLALYPADSVFVNGYLTTPGAPAPEVWGMIEDLGFKIEVEYQQPVAG; from the coding sequence ATGAGCTATATGACTTGGGCGGACAAAGCGCTCCACGACCAGCCTCTGACGACAGAAGAATGCCATGCCGTCTTGACGGCACCGGATAATGACCTGCTGGCCTTGCTCCATGCGGCTTTTCAAGTGCGTTCCACGTACTTCGGCCGAACCGTCCGTCTCCAAATGCTGCAGAATGCCAAGAGCGGTGCCTGCCAGGAAGACTGCCACTATTGTTCGCAGTCTTCGATTTCGACCGCCCCGATCGAGCGGTACAACTTATTGCCACAAAAGAAGATGATCGACGGTGCGCGACAAGCCGCCGCCTCCAAAGCCCAGCGCTACTGCATCGTCATCAGCGGGCGCAGCCCGCTGGATCGGGAAATCGATGAAATCGCGGGAGCCGTGCGCTCCATCAAGCAGGAAATCCCGATTCAGATCTGTTGCTCACTCGGCCTGATGAGTGAATCCCAAGCCAAGCGCCTGAAAGCAGCCGGGGTTGATCGCGTGAACCACAACCTCAATACCAGCGAAGCCTTCCACGCGTCGATCTGCACGACTCACACCTTCCAAGACCGGCTGGCGACGATCAAGAACGCGCGTGCGGCGGGATTGGAAATCTGCTCCGGCGGCATCGTCGGCATGGGTGAGAAGGACGAGGACGTGATCGAGCTGGCGATGGCGCTTCGTGACGTCAAGCCGGATTCGATTCCCTTGAATACCCTGCATCCTGTCGTAGGGACACCCCTGGAGAATTGCGACCAGCTGACCCCACAGCGCTGTCTGAAAGTGCTCTGTCTCTTTAGGTTCCTCCATCCCAAGACTGAAATCCGCATCGCGGGCGGCCGGGAACACAACCTGCGTAGCCTTCAACCATTGGCGCTCTATCCCGCCGACTCCGTCTTCGTAAACGGCTACCTGACGACACCAGGAGCACCGG
- a CDS encoding glutamate 5-kinase (catalyzes the formation of glutamate 5-phosphate from glutamate in proline biosynthesis), with the protein MRDRVLGQAKRIIIKIGSSLIASRAEGLRPLQIERLADEITTLRTQGREVLVVSSGAIVSGIKKLGLKEYPKSLPIKQAAAAVGQSRLMWAYEKAFERVHTQVAQILLTHQDLADRRRFLNARHTLAALIDFGIVPIINENDTVAVDEIRVGDNDTLASEVAHLADADLLVILSDVDGLYTEDPRKNPSATLIPLIEEITQDIECLAGVSSTFEGTGGMATKLRAAKKVGEYGIPTLILNGEQAGLLPTVLGGGPGGSLFLARERRLNSRKHWIAFTLRARGQIHLDQGAVDALTHRGKSLLASGILRVTGSFEAGDPVSCLDADGKEFAKGLVNVSSDLLRQMKGLKTADIHDQFGPQEYEEVIHRDNLVIL; encoded by the coding sequence ATGCGAGACAGGGTCTTAGGACAAGCCAAGCGGATCATCATCAAGATCGGCAGCAGCCTAATCGCTTCGCGCGCGGAAGGTCTGCGCCCTCTACAAATTGAACGATTGGCCGACGAAATCACCACTCTCCGAACGCAAGGTCGTGAAGTCCTGGTGGTCTCTTCCGGTGCCATTGTCTCCGGTATCAAAAAGTTGGGGCTGAAGGAGTATCCTAAGAGTCTCCCGATCAAGCAGGCGGCAGCGGCGGTGGGACAGAGTCGGCTCATGTGGGCCTATGAAAAAGCGTTTGAACGCGTCCATACTCAAGTGGCGCAGATTCTACTCACCCATCAGGATCTCGCTGACCGTCGCCGGTTTCTCAACGCCCGCCATACCCTTGCGGCACTCATTGATTTCGGCATCGTGCCGATCATCAATGAAAATGATACCGTCGCAGTTGATGAAATCAGAGTCGGCGACAACGACACCCTCGCCAGTGAAGTGGCCCACCTGGCCGATGCCGACTTATTGGTGATTCTCTCCGATGTCGACGGCCTCTATACGGAAGACCCCCGTAAAAATCCGTCCGCCACATTGATTCCGCTGATCGAGGAGATCACACAAGATATCGAGTGCTTGGCCGGAGTTTCCAGTACATTCGAAGGGACAGGCGGCATGGCAACCAAACTGCGGGCCGCCAAGAAAGTGGGGGAATATGGAATTCCGACGTTGATTCTCAATGGCGAGCAAGCCGGGCTTCTCCCGACGGTCCTCGGTGGCGGGCCAGGCGGAAGCCTCTTCCTTGCTCGTGAACGGCGGCTCAACAGCCGTAAACATTGGATTGCCTTCACGCTTCGCGCTCGCGGCCAGATCCATCTGGACCAGGGTGCCGTGGATGCCCTGACCCATCGGGGGAAAAGCCTTCTGGCATCGGGTATCCTCCGGGTGACGGGATCATTTGAAGCCGGCGATCCCGTCAGTTGTCTCGATGCAGACGGGAAGGAGTTCGCCAAAGGCCTCGTGAACGTGTCATCCGACTTATTGCGTCAGATGAAAGGGCTCAAGACGGCGGACATTCATGACCAGTTCGGTCCCCAAGAGTACGAGGAAGTCATCCACCGAGACAATCTGGTCATCCTGTAG
- a CDS encoding GTPase ObgE, translated as MFVDEAHITVRAGRGGNGICSFRREMFVPRGGPDGGDGGAGGDIIMRASHRLTTLLDLRYLNHYEAQDGRNGGGSNCTGRSGEDLTITVPVGTIVYDDQTKELLADFIDDGQTAVIAQGGRGGKGNSNFATSVNRVPTKCTPGTPGEERSLRLELKLLADVGLVGFPNAGKSTLIAAISAARPKIADYPFTTLIPNLGLVRWGSDRSFVVADIPGLIEGAHEGKGLGIQFLRHIERTAFLLYLVDVSEWAPDDPIVSFETLRRELVAYDEGLATRPFAVVPTKIDVIGTSERLAELQTYCRLNNYPCLPISSAANKGLDDLITYLGKRVDHIRKAPCETGS; from the coding sequence ATGTTTGTCGATGAAGCACATATCACGGTACGAGCCGGTCGCGGCGGAAACGGCATCTGCAGTTTCCGGAGGGAGATGTTTGTGCCTCGCGGAGGTCCGGACGGTGGTGATGGAGGCGCCGGTGGTGACATCATCATGAGAGCCTCTCATCGATTGACGACCCTGCTCGATCTCCGTTACCTGAACCATTATGAGGCGCAAGACGGACGAAACGGCGGAGGCTCCAATTGCACGGGTCGTTCCGGCGAAGACCTGACCATCACTGTTCCTGTCGGCACCATCGTCTATGACGATCAGACGAAGGAATTACTCGCGGATTTCATCGATGACGGCCAAACGGCCGTCATCGCCCAAGGAGGACGTGGCGGGAAAGGCAACAGCAACTTTGCCACTTCCGTCAATCGGGTGCCGACGAAGTGCACTCCCGGAACGCCGGGTGAAGAACGATCCTTGCGGCTCGAGTTGAAGCTGCTCGCCGATGTCGGGCTGGTGGGGTTCCCCAACGCCGGCAAATCGACCCTCATCGCCGCCATTTCAGCGGCCCGACCCAAGATCGCTGATTATCCCTTCACCACCCTGATTCCCAATCTCGGTCTGGTTCGATGGGGATCCGACCGAAGTTTCGTCGTAGCCGATATTCCAGGTTTGATCGAGGGTGCTCACGAAGGAAAAGGACTGGGGATCCAGTTCCTTCGCCACATCGAACGCACTGCGTTCTTGCTTTATTTGGTCGATGTCTCGGAATGGGCTCCTGACGACCCCATCGTCAGCTTCGAGACCTTGCGGCGAGAACTTGTCGCTTATGACGAAGGGCTTGCCACCCGCCCATTCGCCGTCGTGCCGACCAAGATCGATGTGATCGGTACGAGCGAACGGCTTGCCGAGCTGCAAACCTATTGCCGTCTCAACAATTATCCCTGCTTGCCGATTTCCTCCGCGGCCAACAAAGGGCTCGATGACTTGATCACGTACCTTGGGAAACGGGTCGATCATATACGAAAAGCACCATGCGAGACAGGGTCTTAG
- a CDS encoding 50S ribosomal protein L27, with protein MATNKGGGSSRNGRDSNPQYLGVKAYGGQTVTAGSIIVRQRGTKFFPGFNVDLGRDHTLFARMSGVVKFEGGRGRRKVSVYPVPAKS; from the coding sequence ATGGCAACAAACAAGGGTGGCGGATCCTCACGGAACGGTCGCGACAGTAATCCCCAGTATTTGGGCGTGAAGGCCTATGGTGGTCAGACCGTGACGGCCGGCAGCATTATTGTCCGCCAGCGCGGCACCAAATTTTTCCCTGGATTCAATGTGGACTTGGGAAGAGACCATACCCTGTTCGCGAGAATGAGCGGTGTCGTGAAGTTCGAGGGTGGACGCGGCAGACGAAAAGTCAGCGTATATCCTGTTCCGGCCAAATCCTGA